In a genomic window of Brassica rapa cultivar Chiifu-401-42 chromosome A10, CAAS_Brap_v3.01, whole genome shotgun sequence:
- the LOC103844121 gene encoding SNF2 domain-containing protein CLASSY 3, giving the protein MDWIGSRIKFRNKERLEEVKKMKPAEEEAHVSSRRKRKRKRRHRDHDSDLEDITETYHNNNLPADVTQSKSSGSVRRRRRRKDHDSDIEDITEAYHKDHDSDLVDVTETCNTDHDSDLVDVTVTYNNNLPAEVTDNNFSDGDGVKRTESEHNMEEEEEGLFSVRVEEVDTSVPGPSGLSIKEKLLSDEVLDLDMVKSAPSLPDEVLGLDVVKSVPVLSDEIPDLDVIKSVPSCSSESSIQQKLCDEIMDVIRSAESSSESSIKEKLSEEIMDVDVVKPVPKLSDGIMDVDVVKSVPSSSGSSNKGNESLDSDVVKSVTSSSGSEENTCVKDKCSSEVRGVEAAKPVPAEIEIISDSESETKHSTKKKLSFAECSRVLDSTSESSEEEGASETNNNAKEDVTVESLSSSSSSSSSSSSSASALSLSSSSSSSSEDEVSSKEVVGESDDDDCRKASSPIRKVSEVRRKPLGRYKRAGPSSITPRKQFQKIRKLNHPEEEEEDRLQAKPKEFKMIQKLNRPEEEEEDRFQAKPVKEFKRLQKVNRQEEEEERFQAKPVQEFKRLQKLNRQEEEDDRFQTKPRNEDKTIQKFNLQEEEEDRFQDKPRNEDRRIQKFHCPEEEQQHIGVERVTKEHSNVVFTCVHCDKENTGIFDSDSFCFRPHAITRGEEDADDLNKHDYVPINTEKSPEKPSTSRPETENPKEVITPARPSTSRPETVKAKEIQAPEMPPRQFSLKTSMPVTPAEGLATPSLVNETVDNESASSIISGDESGYESEPSLKEKEAAKSNNNNSGWRMLDGSRKEVDLFRLLVNSVRENDRLGEEEEDDILVSSPEEEQPEEQDERKYDDDGLLIIRPPPLVEMFGMVEPAPPVVSEAQIEEDTMWEEVAFYTNANEVDLQLHSEIEKEISADDSPGAACRQGNHELCLDLEIGLKCIHCCFVLREIRGLDVSEWGERNTSGRRKNDRSEEEENSNFIGNLDFEANSNNNLKEGSESTQGTVWDKIPGVKSQMYPHQQEGFEFIWRNLAGTIMLNELQDFENSEETGGCIMSHAPGTGKTRLTIIFLQSYLECFPNCKPVIIAPASLLLTWAEEFKKWNISIPFHNLSSLEFTGRENSAASKLLMQKNSSARSNNEIRMVKIYSWIKSKSILGISYNLYEKLAGVKDEDRKTKGKPDKELEDIREILMDVPGLLVLDEAHTPRNQRSCIWKTLSKVETQKRILLSGTPFQNNFLELGNVLGLARPKYLERLMSTLKKSGMTVTKRGKKALGDKINNRGIEELKAVMLPFVHVHKGSILQKSLPGLRECVVVLNPPNLQRKVLESIEVTHNQKTKNVFETEHKLSLVSVHPSLVSHCKLTGKESLTINEALLAQLKKVRLDPNQSVKTRFLMEFIKLCVVIKEKVLVFSQYIDPLKLIMKHLVNWFKWTEGEEVLYMHGKLEQKQRQTLINEFNDPKSKAKVLLASTKACSEGINLVGASRVILLDVVWNPAVERQAISRAYRIGQKRIVYTYHLVAKGTPEGTKYCKQAQKDRISELVFACSSRPDKGKEKIAEAVTEDKVLDTMVKHLKLGDMFDNLIVQPKEADLVEGFSILMP; this is encoded by the exons ATGGTGTAAAAAGAACCGAGTCTGAACACAacatggaggaggaggaggagggtttGTTTAGTGTTAGGGTTGAGGAAGTAGACACATCAGTTCCGGGCCCCTCAGGGTTGAGTATTAAGGAGAAGTTGTTGTCTGATGAGGTtttggatttggatatggtcAAATCAGCTCCAAGCTTGCCTGATGAGGTTTTAGGCTTAGATGTGGTTAAGTCAGTTCCAGTGCTGTCTGATGAGATTCCGGATTTAGATGTGATCAAGTCAGTTCCTAGCTGCTCCTCTGAGTCAAGCATTCAGCAGAAGTTGTGTGATGAGATCATGGATGTGATTAGATCAGCTGAGAGCTCCTCAGAGTCAAGTATTAAGGAGAAGTTGTCTGAGGAGATTATGGATGTGGATGTGGTCAAACCAGTTCCAAAGTTGTCTGATGGGATTATGGATGTGGATGTGGTCAAGTCTGTTCCTAGCTCCTCTGGGTCAAGTAACAAGGGGAATGAGAGTTTGGATTCTGATGTGGTCAAATCTGTTACGAGCTCCTCAGGGTCAGAAGAGAACACATGTGTGAAGGACAAGTGTTCCTCTGAGGTTAGAGGAGTGGAAGCTGCAAAACCAGTTCCTGCTGAGATAGAGATCATTTCAGATTCTGAGTCTGAAACCAAACATTCAACCAAGAAGAAGCTTTCTTTTGCGGAGTGCAGCAGAGTCTTAGACTCCACCAGTGAAAGCAGCGAGGAAGAAGGAGCTAGTGAAACCAATAATAACGCTAAAGAGGATGTAACTGTGGagtctttgtcttcttcttcatcatcatcttcttcttcttcatcttcagctTCAGCTTTATCTttatcttcctcttcctcctcctcaagTGAAGATGAAGTCAGTTCAAAGGAGGTGGTTGGAGAatcagatgatgatgattgtAGAAAGGCCAGTTCACCAATCAGGAAAGTATCTGAAGTGAGAAGGAAGCCTTTGGGAAGGTATAAAAGAGCTGGTCCTAGCTCAATCACGCCTAGGAAACAGTTTCAGAAGATTCGGAAGCTAAACCatccagaagaagaagaagaagatagactTCAAGCCAAGCCTAAAGAGTTCAAAATGATTCAGAAGCTTAACCgcccagaagaagaagaagaagacagatTTCAAGCCAAGCCTGTAAAAGAGTTCAAAAGGCTTCAGAAGGTTAACCgtcaagaagaggaagaagaaagattCCAAGCCAAGCCTGTACAAGAGTTCAAAAGGCTTCAGAAGCTTAAccgtcaagaagaagaagatgatagatTTCAAACCAAGCCTAGGAATGAGGACAAGACTATTCAGAAGTTTAAcctccaagaagaagaagaagataggtTTCAAGACAAGCCTAGAAATGAGGACAGGAGGATTCAGAAGTTCCACTGTCCagaagaagaacaacaacaTATAGGAGTTGAAAGAGTAACAAAGGAGCATAGCAATGTGGTGTTCACTTGTGTTCACTGTGACAAAGAGAATACAGGAATCTTTGATTCAGACAGCTTTTGCTTCAGACCACATGCTATTACAAGAGGTGAAGAAGATGCTGATGATCTGAACAAACATGATTATGTTCCTATCAACACTGAGAAATCCCCTGAGAAGCCCTCCACATCCAGACCTGAAACTGAGAATCCAAAAGAAGTGATAACACCTGCAAGACCGTCCACATCAAGACCTGAAACTGTGAAAGCAAAAGAGATCCAAGCTCCTGAAATGCCGCCTAGACAGTTTTCACTGAAGACAAGTATGCCTGTCACACCTGCAGAAGGGTTAGCCACGCCTTCTTTGGTGAATGAGACAGTGGATAATGAGTCTGCTTCTTCCATCATCTCTGGAGATGAATCCGGATATGAATCTGAGCCTTCACTTAAAGAGAAAGAGGCAGCCAAGTCTAACAACAACAACTCCGGGTGGAGAATGCTGGATGGGAGCCGCAAAGAAGTTGATCTCTTCAGGCTTCTTGTCAACTCCGTTAGGGAGAATGATCGGTTaggggaagaagaggaagatgacaTACTTGTCTCTTCACCTGAGGAAGAGCAACCTGAAGAACAAGATGAAAGAAAATACGATGATGACGGCTTGCTAATCATCAGGCCACCACCACTGGTGGAGATGTTTGGCATGGTGGAGCCTGCACCACCGGTGGTTTCCGAGGCGCAGATAGAAGAAGATACGATGTGGGAAGAGGTGGCGTTTTATACTAATGCAAACGAAGTAGATCTCCAGCTTCATTCAGAG ATTGAGAAAGAGATATCAGCTGATGATAGTCCAGGAGCAGCTTGTAGACAAGGGAATCATGAACTTTGTCTAGATCTTGAGATCGGTTTAAAGTGCATACACTGCTGCTTTGTGTTGAGAGAGATCAGAGGACTAgatgtatctgaatgg GGAGAGAGGAACACAAGTGGAAGGAGAAAGAATGACAGATCAGAAGAGGAAGAAAACAGCAACTTCATTGGGAACCTTGATTTTGAAGCTAACAGCAATAACAACTTGAAGGAAGGATCTGAATCTACTCAAGGGACTGTTTGGGATAAGATCCCAGGCGTCAAATCTCAGATGTACCCACACCAGCAAGAGGGTTTTGAGTTCATCTGGAGGAACTTGGCCGGTACCATTATGCTAAACGAGCTTCAGGACTTTGAGAACAGTGAGGAAACAGGAGGATGCATCATGTCACACGCTCCAGGGACAGGGAAGACTCGTCTCACCATCATCTTCCTTCAGTCTTACTTGGAATGCTTCCCTAATTGCAAACCTGTGATCATCGCTCCTGCAAGCCTGCTTCTCACATGGGCTGAGGAGTTCAAGAAATGGAACATAAGCATTCCTTTTCACAACCTCAGCAGCTTGGAGTTCACTGGGAGAGAGAACTCAGCTGCTTCCAAGCTCCTGATGCAGAAGAACTCAAGCGCTAGAAGCAATAACGAGATAAGGATGGTGAAGATCTACTCTTGGATAAAATCAAAGAGCATACTAGGGATCAGTTACAACCTCTACGAGAAGCTTGCAGGAGTTAAGGACGAGGACAGAAAGACAAAAGGGAAACCAGACAAAGAGCTGGAAGATATCAGAGAGATACTAATGGATGTGCCTGGACTGCTCGTTCTTGACGAGGCACATACCCCTAGGAACCAGAGAAGCTGTATATGGAAGACACTGTCTAAAGTGGAGACACAGAAACGCATCTTGCTCTCTGGGACGCCTTTCCAGAACAACTTCTTAGAGCTTGGCAATGTTTTGGGCCTTGCGAGGCCTAAGTACTTAGAGAGGCTCATGTCCACGCTCAAGAAGAGTGGGATGACAGTCACCAAGAGAGGGAAAAAAGCTTTGGGGGATAAAATCAACAACCGTGGGATAGAGGAGCTTAAGGCTGTGATGCTTCCCTTTGTGCATGTTCACAAAGGAAGCATTCTTCAGAAGAGCCTCCCCGGTTTGAGAGAGTGTGTTGTGGTGTTAAACCCTCCTAATCTCCAGAGGAAAGTCCTGGAGTCTATTGAAGTCACTCACAACCAGAAGACCAAGAATGTGTTTGAGACGGAACACAAGCTATCTCTTGTCTCGGTCCATCCTTCTCTTGTCTCTCACTGCAAATTGACAGGGAAAGAGAGTTTGACTATCAATGAAGCCTTGCTTGCGCAGCTGAAGAAGGTGAGGCTTGATCCAAACCAAAGCGTGAAGACAAGGTTTCTCATGGAGTTCATCAAGCTGTGCGTTGTGATTAAGGAGAAGGTGCTTGTGTTTAGTCAGTACATTGACCCGCTGAAGCTGATAATGAAGCATTTGGTGAACTGGTTTAAATGGACTGAAGGGGAAGAAGTGTTGTACATGCACGGGAAGCTCGAGCAGAAGCAGAGACAAACCTTGATCAACGAGTTCAACGACCCCAAGTCCAAGGCTAAAGTGTTGCTAGCTTCGACTAAAGCGTGCTCTGAAGGGATCAATCTTGTGGGAGCATCGAGGGTGATTCTCTTGGATGTTGTGTGGAACCCTGCGGTGGAGAGACAAGCTATAAGCCGTGCTTATAGGATCGGGCAGAAGAGGATTGTTTACACGTATCACTTGGTTGCTAAAGGAACTCCAGAGGGGACTAAGTATTGTAAGCAGGCGCAGAAGGATAGGATCTCGGAGCTGGTGTTTGCGTGTTCTTCAAGGCCTGATAAGGGGAAAGAGAAGATTGCTGAAGCTGTGACTGAGGATAAAGTGTTGGACACTATGGTGAAGCATCTGAAGCTTGGGGATATGTTTGATAATCTCATTGTCCAACCAAAGGAAGCTGACTTAGTTGAAGGTTTTAGCATACTCATGCCATGA